The Syngnathus scovelli strain Florida chromosome 7, RoL_Ssco_1.2, whole genome shotgun sequence DNA window AAGTCGAACCCCAGATGAGGTTAAGAAAAGATGGCAAGATATCCGAagaagaacaaaagaaaaaatggctgAAAATAAATCGGCTGCTAATAAAACAGTCGGGGGATCGGCGGCGCAAGACATACCTCTCTCTGCGATTTTGGAACAGTTGCAGATGACCTTCTGCGATGAGAACCTTGAAATTGAAGAATTTGACATCCTTGAACCAAAAACAGAACCCAAAGGTAGGGCCACGTCAATATTTTGTGCTGcacatatttttgttgttgcacaCAAATGTTAATTTTGTGCAGTCACTACTTAAAGCGACAGAGGGTAgaatctttgatttttttttttcaatgttccTTGAGATTCTTCAAAACAACAATTCTGTTTTATCAGTGACTCCATTAGAAACTCCAGAATCAGCACCGCAATCAAGTCAACCAAAGTCACCAACAGACGTCTCTCCAGAGCCTCAGAAGAATTCATCATATGAGGACATAGACAAGGAGATGCTCCAGCTGCAGAAAAATCAGTCTGCAGCCCTTCAACATGGCTTACAATCCATTGTAAAAGAGGTCCGAGTCGTGTCATCTGTTATGCGTGCATCCCGACGGGACACGCAGGCCATCGTTGCGCATACCAGGCAACTGGTCAGCGCCGTATCCGACCTCACGACTGCCATCAGTGTCCTGACAAGAGTGATAGAAGAAGGCGTACGGGCAGTAGGAACTCAGAGGACATTCTCTTCAAGTGGCCCCTCTACTGAACTATCGGGAAATGAAGAGAGACGGGGTGAAGAAGGAGGTGAAAGCGAAATACTCCCGTGTGAACCTCAGCGTAATCTGCGGAAACGGAAAGCTTTGATGGATGAAACAGTTTCGACGAAAAGGACATAAATGCATCGCAATTATTCATATTGTGTCTGGATAAATTTAGTGCTGAAGAATATTTCCATATTGTTTCATGGAAAAGTGATAAAATCATAAATTTATTTGTATTGTTGTAATCTGTTATTGTTTTACTGACTTATGTTATGTCacatttttgaattttgtgtACAACGACATtgtgaattttttaaaaattgcaaGTCGCAGTGTTTGGTTAGTTACTGTAGTAACTCAAAGATAAATACATGAAATATTAATTCATGAGttatttgtctttattttagCCCAAGTATAACCTATTAGACCaataccccccccaaaaaatacatGCGGAGGATGTTGGAAAAATAATCCCTCTCTATCCAAATCTGTTGGATATTGTATTGAAACTTGCCTTTGAATAAAACATAGGTTATCCTAAAATATCTGGGATTATTGGATTTAAACCAGGAGCCCCACCTTTCCGTGCCCCCTCCTTCAGGGCTTAGCCCTCTCAGCTGACTTGGCTTTGGAAAAGAGTTTTAAAAAGTGTATGAGAAGCTCTCACACAACAAACCACAAGAAGTGCGTTTGTTATGGCGTTTTTGACATTATTAATATTTCTACCTGGAGCTTGTTGATGGATGGCCACCTTTGTGCTGTTCTGATGCACATGAGAACTCGCATCACGAGAGCTCTCCATTTGGATTCGTTCTTTCAACTTTTCTAATGGGTTCGCTAACAAAACAGCAGCGGACCAAAGATGTCGGATCTCACTCGAGTAGTCGTTGACTCGGACGCTTCGGACATTTACAAGGTGAGAAAGGTCAACCATGATGGTGACGCTGATTGCGTTGACAAAATAATTGCTATCATTGTTATTTGCTTAACCTTTTCTTGGTGCTATTTACCTCTGATATAAATTGTCGATTTTTCCTATCATTCTTTGTCCAGAGTGTGTTCTGCAATCCCGCCTTTGAGTTGGAAGGAGAGCGAGAAGAGCATGTGGAGGGATTTGGAATGACCTCAATTACCCCTGAGCCCATCA harbors:
- the LOC137840461 gene encoding myb-related transcription factor, partner of profilin-like, with translation SDLRHLIVFSMENVGENRKRKMKFEVMELAVLVEEANKHIGELQERNLNINRRNAIWETICKKVNAVSKTSRTPDEVKKRWQDIRRRTKEKMAENKSAANKTVGGSAAQDIPLSAILEQLQMTFCDENLEIEEFDILEPKTEPKVTPLETPESAPQSSQPKSPTDVSPEPQKNSSYEDIDKEMLQLQKNQSAALQHGLQSIVKEVRVVSSVMRASRRDTQAIVAHTRQLVSAVSDLTTAISVLTRVIEEGVRAVGTQRTFSSSGPSTELSGNEERRGEEGGESEILPCEPQRNLRKRKALMDETVSTKRT